From Microbacterium invictum, the proteins below share one genomic window:
- a CDS encoding glycosyltransferase: MTRADTPLEVAMYSVLLAAHVADGHVAPVLGVATHFAASGHRVRFLTGDRFADAVRGAGAEFLPWPAAAQIDHAAVIAATRAAGDRRTGTRGMVLDVEEIFVAPAMAQYRALRAAVAAEPTDAVLTEFTVVGAAALALSREPRPPIIACGILPLGLSSVDTAPWGLGILPRDDPMGRLRNRFLNLMAKHVILRKPQHQVAGFVHEATGSDLGVYFMDWAVHAERYAQFTVAGFECPRRDLPGNVVFVGPVAGIPRSVALPPWWADVDGSRPVVHVSQGTIANTHLDELILPTLRGLADRDVLVVVTTGGAPVADLGPLPDNTRAAEFIGYDVLMPKVDVFVTNGGYGGLNQAIAHGVPIVVAGDTEDKEETTRRVEWSGAGINLQTGVPEAAAIERAVDEVLTEPSYRQRARSLQAQAAAAPGVAGLEKMVDELVAVHG, encoded by the coding sequence ATGACACGAGCGGACACTCCGCTGGAGGTCGCCATGTACTCGGTTCTGCTCGCCGCCCACGTCGCCGATGGCCACGTCGCACCCGTGCTCGGCGTCGCGACGCACTTCGCCGCCTCCGGGCATCGCGTGCGGTTCCTCACCGGCGATCGATTCGCCGACGCGGTCAGGGGTGCGGGAGCCGAGTTCCTCCCCTGGCCTGCGGCGGCGCAGATCGACCACGCGGCCGTGATCGCCGCAACGCGTGCCGCAGGCGACCGCCGCACCGGGACGCGGGGGATGGTGCTCGACGTCGAGGAGATCTTCGTCGCGCCCGCGATGGCACAGTACCGCGCGCTGCGAGCCGCCGTGGCGGCCGAGCCGACCGATGCCGTGCTGACCGAGTTCACCGTCGTGGGCGCGGCGGCGCTGGCGCTGTCGCGCGAGCCGCGGCCGCCCATCATCGCGTGCGGCATCCTGCCCCTCGGGCTCTCCAGCGTCGACACGGCGCCCTGGGGACTCGGCATCCTCCCTCGCGACGACCCGATGGGCCGACTCCGCAATCGCTTCTTGAACCTCATGGCCAAGCACGTCATCCTGCGCAAGCCGCAGCACCAGGTCGCGGGGTTCGTGCACGAGGCGACCGGCTCGGACCTGGGCGTCTACTTCATGGACTGGGCGGTGCATGCCGAGCGCTATGCACAGTTCACGGTCGCGGGCTTCGAATGCCCTCGCCGCGACCTTCCCGGCAACGTCGTGTTCGTGGGCCCGGTCGCCGGCATCCCGCGATCGGTCGCACTTCCCCCGTGGTGGGCCGATGTCGACGGGTCGCGGCCGGTCGTCCACGTGTCGCAGGGTACGATCGCGAACACGCATCTCGACGAGCTCATCCTGCCCACCCTTCGCGGGCTCGCCGACCGCGACGTGCTGGTCGTGGTCACCACGGGCGGTGCTCCCGTTGCCGACCTCGGGCCGCTGCCGGACAACACGCGGGCTGCAGAGTTCATCGGCTACGACGTGCTCATGCCGAAAGTCGACGTCTTCGTCACGAACGGAGGCTACGGCGGACTGAACCAGGCCATCGCCCACGGCGTGCCGATCGTCGTCGCCGGCGACACGGAGGACAAGGAGGAGACGACGCGGCGCGTGGAATGGTCGGGGGCCGGGATCAATCTGCAGACGGGTGTCCCCGAAGCGGCTGCGATCGAGCGGGCCGTCGACGAGGTGCTCACGGAACCGTCGTACCGGCAGCGTGCGCGTTCCCTCCAGGCGCAAGCCGCGGCGGCACCCGGTGTCGCCGGACTCGAGAAGATGGTTGACGAACTCGTCGCGGTGCACGGCTGA
- a CDS encoding TetR/AcrR family transcriptional regulator produces the protein MTRERILQATLVRISSAYYDDVTLDQIAADAGVTVQTVLRRFGSKEGIVRALSESMTPDVTAQRDEAPVGDVAGIIANLVEHYEAIGDLVMLLLRQEERVAPFAEVTASGKAYTVGWIDRVFAPWLAERPEEEQTLLRAQLFAVCDTYMWHLLRRERRLSPEHTEQALVELVKGLLA, from the coding sequence ATGACGCGGGAACGTATCCTGCAGGCCACGCTCGTGCGGATCTCATCGGCCTACTACGACGACGTCACCCTCGACCAGATCGCGGCCGACGCGGGTGTCACCGTGCAGACGGTGCTGCGCCGGTTCGGAAGCAAGGAAGGCATCGTCCGCGCTCTCAGCGAATCGATGACGCCGGACGTGACGGCGCAGCGCGATGAAGCGCCCGTCGGCGATGTCGCCGGGATCATCGCGAACCTCGTCGAGCACTACGAGGCGATCGGCGACCTCGTCATGCTGCTGCTGCGGCAGGAGGAGCGCGTGGCGCCGTTCGCCGAGGTCACGGCGTCCGGCAAGGCATACACGGTGGGCTGGATCGACCGCGTGTTCGCACCGTGGCTGGCCGAGCGCCCGGAAGAGGAGCAGACGCTGCTGCGCGCGCAGCTGTTCGCCGTGTGCGACACCTACATGTGGCATCTGCTCCGACGGGAGCGGCGGCTATCGCCCGAGCACACCGAACAGGCTCTGGTCGAGCTCGTGAAAGGGCTGCTCGCGTAA
- the rbfA gene encoding 30S ribosome-binding factor RbfA, whose product MAGERQARLGDRIRVILAERLEKGLRDPRLGFVTITDVRVTGDLQHASVFYTVLGSAEEREASGQALKSATGMLRSELGKHLNVRLTPTLEFIHDGIPENAGHIEDLLRAARESDAQVAGLASSAAYAGDEDPYIKPRELDDGQ is encoded by the coding sequence ATGGCCGGTGAACGGCAAGCGCGACTGGGCGACCGCATCCGCGTGATTTTGGCGGAGCGCCTCGAGAAGGGGCTGCGTGACCCGCGCCTCGGCTTCGTCACGATCACCGACGTCCGCGTGACGGGCGACCTGCAGCACGCCTCGGTGTTCTACACCGTGCTCGGCTCTGCTGAGGAGCGCGAGGCGTCGGGCCAGGCGCTCAAGTCGGCGACCGGCATGCTGCGCTCGGAGCTGGGCAAGCATCTGAACGTGCGGCTCACCCCGACGCTCGAGTTCATCCACGACGGCATCCCCGAGAACGCCGGCCACATCGAAGACCTCCTGCGCGCCGCGCGCGAGAGCGATGCTCAGGTGGCGGGGCTCGCGTCGTCGGCCGCCTATGCAGGGGACGAAGACCCCTACATCAAGCCACGCGAGCTCGACGACGGGCAATAG